The Cyanobium sp. AMD-g genome contains the following window.
CGCTCCCAGGCGCGTTGGTACTCGATGCGACGCACCGACAGGGTGAGCTGGCCGTCTTCGTTCTCCTCGCTGAGGATGAAGAATTCGCGCACCTCCCCGGGCTCGAGCACGTCGGAGAGATGCTCGACGCGGTTGATCGACACCTCCTGCAGAGGCATGAAGGCGGCGGTCTTGGCGCCGATGTCGATCATGGCGCCCTTCGATTCAAGGGCGAACACGGTGCCGTTGACGACGTCACCCGGCTTGAAGTTGTAGTCGTACTTGCTGAGCAGAGCCGCGAACTCGTCCAGCGTGAAGCCCACACCGTCGCCGTCCCGAGCGCTGACCCTGCTGCTGGAGTCGTCGGCGCTGGGCACCTCTTCCGGGATTGCCAGATCGAGTTCTGCTGTGGTCTCGATGTCGGCGGCCTCCTCGCTGCTGATCGGCGTGAGGGCCTCGAGGGTGTCGGCTTCGGAAGAAGGAGTGAGGGTCATGGAGCTGGGACGGTCTGCCGGTGGCAGTGCGAAGGAACGGGGTGACTGCCCGCCTGCAGCGCACACCCGATCGATCACTCTATCAATGGGCCGGCAGACCATCCGCTCGACGGCCTGGAACCGGCCTCAGCCGACCACCACCAGGCGGTTCTTGGTCTTGCCCCGGTTGCCCAGGCCTTCCAGGGTGGCCACGAAATCGCTGACGCTCTGGAACTGGCGGTAGACGGAGGCGAAGCGCACGTAGGCGACTTCGCTCATCTCCCGCAGGCGCTGCAGCACCAGTTCCCCGATTTCGTTGCTGCTCACCTCGCGGCCGGCCCGCTGCTGCAGCACCAGTTCGATGTCGTCGACGACGGCCTCCAGCCGGGAGGGTTCGAGGCCTGTTTTCTCGCAGGCCCTGAGCAGCCCATGCAGCAGTTTGCTGCGATTGAAGGTTTCCCTGCTGCCGTTGCGCTTGACCACGGTGATCGGGACCGTCTCGACCCGTTCGTAGGTGGTGAAGCGAAAATCACAGTTGAGGCACTCCCTGCGTCGCCGCACACTGCGTCCGGAATCGGCGGCCCTTGATTCCAGAACACGGCTATCGGTGTGTTGGCAGGAGGGACATTGCATCCCTGGGCACGCTTCCAAGTGTTTGGAGTGTAAACAGCTACGCGCACAAAGAGAAGGGCTTGCCTTCAAGGTCGGGACCCAGGCAAGAAAAAACCCCTGGTTTCCCAGGGGTTGAATCAATCTGGAAGCGTGGTCACTTGCCGATTTTCGGGGGATCGCGGAAGGCGATCGCGAAAAAGAGCGTCGAAATGGCCAGGGCCAGGATCAGGATGTAGGCGAAGCTCTCCATGGGAATCCTCGGGGGGGCTGGCGGTCAGCTGAGGGGGGAGCCGGCCGGGGGCACGAAGCCCTCGGGCAGGCGTCGGGTGGAACGGTCGCCCAGCTTGGCGAACAGACCGAATTCCACCTGCTCACCGAGATCGGGGTCGATACCGGCGAAGACATCACGGTAGAGGGTGCGGGCACCGTGCCAGATGTGGCCGAAGAAGAAGAGCAGGGCGAAGCAGGCATGGCCGAAGGTGAACCAGCCGCGGGGGGAACTGCGGAAGGTGCCGTCGGAGTGGTAGGTCTCGCGGTCGAATTCGAAGGCCTCGCCAAGCTGGGCCTTGCGGGCCAGTCGCTTGACGTCAGCGGGATCGGTGAACGTCTGACCGTTGAGGGCACCGCCGTAGACGGTGGCCGTCACGCCCTGCTGTTCGAAGGAGTACTTCGCCTCGGCACGACGGAAGGGGATGTCGGCGCGGACGATGCCCTGCTGGTCCTGGAGG
Protein-coding sequences here:
- a CDS encoding photosystem II reaction center protein T, which encodes MESFAYILILALAISTLFFAIAFRDPPKIGK
- the nrdR gene encoding transcriptional regulator NrdR, which encodes MQCPSCQHTDSRVLESRAADSGRSVRRRRECLNCDFRFTTYERVETVPITVVKRNGSRETFNRSKLLHGLLRACEKTGLEPSRLEAVVDDIELVLQQRAGREVSSNEIGELVLQRLREMSEVAYVRFASVYRQFQSVSDFVATLEGLGNRGKTKNRLVVVG